The Chitinophagales bacterium genomic sequence AACTATTTCGACCTTTCTTTGGAGTAAATTTTGCAAGAAATCATGTAGGGCAACAAAGTTTTTAAGGTTTTTTTGCGCTTTGTTAATTTCAATGAAAAAATCTACATCACTATTGCTGTGGATATTTCCTTTTACAAAGGATCCGAATATACCGAGTTTTTCAACTCCGAAGCCTCGCAATTCCTTCTCTTTGGAAAGAACCTGATCAATGAGTTCTGTTTTGTTTTCTACAGGTCTGTTCATAATAGATGAAATCTACGACTATCTCAAACAGTTTGTAAAAGAACAGGAAAAACCAAGGAGCCCCATTGGATTTAAACTGAAGCAGAGTTTAATTTACACTCCCTATCCTAGTCAAATTCTAAAAGAATATTCAAACTAAAATCTTCTGAATAACCTAGGTTTTTACAAAATTGTGAACCCAAATCACATTCGCAACAATCATAACATTCTATTATCCAATAATCCTTGTTTCTGTTATTATTTGCCGGAAATGCCCGTTCATACTTCCATACTTTATGCTCCAAGAATAATTTATTGGCTTTAGAATTATCTGTTAGAACAATTCCATTTTTTATTTCCTCGACAATTATTGCGCTATCCGGCACATATACTATTACCATATTTGGCACATATTCTCCAGAATCTCTACAACACTCATCTTTTTCCTCCTTATTGCAAGATGTTATTACAATACAAGAAATGGAAATTATCAAAATCAGTTTAGACAATTTAATCATAACTTAATTTTTAATAAGCATTAGATATTTCCACTAATATAAAAATAAATAGTGCATAATTACCATTATCTGTTGAATAGGGACTTAACAGATGGCAGAAGGCATCTTGCGAGAAATAATGCTGCTTAAGACAAGATCACTATACCAAACCCTTCTCCACCAAATACTCCGCAATTTGCACAGCATTGGTAGCGGCTCCTTTTCGCAAGTTGTCCGAAACAATCCACATATTCAGCGTATTGGCATTGGACTCATCCCTGCGCAGGCGGCCAACAAAGGTTTCGTCTTTATCATGGGCAAAAAGCGGAAATGGATATTCCAGCTTTTCGGGATCGTCTTTTACCACTACACCCGAAGTATTGCTCAATAAATTTCTCACTTCAGCCAAATCAAAATCCCTTTCAAATTCCACATTCACGCTTTCGGAATGTCCGCCTACTGTGGGAATACGCACGGCCGTAGCGGTAATGCCAATTTGCGGAGCAGAAAGAATTTTGCGCGTTTCGTGTACCAGCTTCATCTCCTCTTTGGTGTATCCATTGTCCAGAAAAACATCACAATGTGGCAGGCAATTTTTATCAATGGCATAAGGGTAAGCCTTTTCTCCTTCCTTGCCCGCACGTTCGTTTTCCATTTGCTGCACGGCTTTCACGCCCGTTCCCGTCACCGATTGGTAAGTGGAAATCACCAAACGCCTGATGCCATATTTTTGGTGCAGCGGATTCAGGGCCAATACCATTTGAATGGTTGAGCAATTGGGATTGGCAATGATCTTATCTGTTTTTGTTAATGCAGTAGCATTGATTTCCGGCACAACGAGCGGAACATTTTTGCCCATGCGCCAGGCAGAGGAATTGTCCACCACAGTAGTTCCCACGGCCTTGAATTTTGATGCCCATTCCAGCGATACACTTCCACCTGCCGAAAACAAAGCAATATCCGGAGCAGCATCCACGGCCTCCTGTAATGTGTGAATGCGGTATTTCTTCCCCTTGAATGACAGCATTTTTCCTGCAGATCTTTCCGATGCGGCAGGAATAAATTCATCCACGGAAAAATTTCTTTCCTCTAAGACCTGTATCATTTTTTGCCCAACCAATCCGGTTGCGCCTACCAAAGCCAGTTTCATATAGTTATTTATTGTTTGAACATGATGCTTTGAGCTGCTTTAAAAGACAGTTTCTGAATAACATCATTTTATTAAGTCACAAAAATAAGGCTAAAAAATATCCCAAAAAATAGCTTAATTTGCTTTGTGCGAATATTATTGTCCTTAATAGCTGTCCTCGGTTTTTACTTTAGTGCATTAGCGCAGTTTAGCGATGATTTCTCCGATGGAGATTTCAGCAACAATCCTACCTGGTCGGGTATGGATTCCCTGTTTGAAGTAAATGCCAGCAACCAATTGCAACTGAACGACACCGTTCCTTTGAGTGCCGCCTACCTAAGTACGGAAAGCGAAGCCATTGAAAACGGGCATTGGGAATTTTTGGTACAAATGGATTTCAATCCCTCCTCGGCCAATCTGGCACGGATCTATCTGGTTTCCGACAAAGCCAATTTGCTGGATGATGTCTTTGGCTATTATGTAGAGCTGGGCGGCACGCCCGATGAAGTAAGTCTCTACCGCCAGGATGGTTCCAGCGATACCAAAATTATTGATGGAAAGGACGGTAGGATCAGTATGTCATTTGTAAATGTGCGGGTAGAAGTTTTCCGCGACAGCTCTGGCAATTGGGAATTGTATGCCGACAGCACCGGTGGCACTGATTTTATCCAGGAAGGCTCGGTGTTTGACAATACTTATTTCAGCTCATCCTATTTTGGGGTACGTTGCAATTATACGAGCACCCGATCCGATAAATTTTTCTTCGATGATTTTCAGGTTAGCGGACAGCCCTATATAGACAATGTGCCGCCCGAATTGGACAATTTGCTTTTGGAAAGCGACAGCACTTTGCTCCTGACTTTTTCTGAAGGCATGGATTCCACGGCTTTGGACAATAACAATTATTCAGTCAATAATGGCATTGGAAATCCGGCAAATGCAACAGCCACACAGGCCGACCTCTCGCAAATCCGCTTGGAATTTCAACCGCCCTTTTCAGTGAATGGCGTTTATACTTTGAGCTTTTCCAATTTGACCGATCCTGCGGGCAATCCTTTGGTGCAAAATTCATCAGACTTTACTTTTTACAAAGCTCAAAAAGGCGATGTAATCATCAATGAAATATTGGCGGACAATAGTCCTGTCGTTGCTTTGACAAATGATCCTGGACTGGAATACATCGAATTGTACAATCGCAGCAGTTTTGATATCAATTTGAATAACTGGACAATTGAGGACAACCTTTCCAGCGGCAGCATTCCAAACATTATTTTACCAGCCGATAGCTTTGTAGTTTTAACTACTTCAACAAATAGCGACAGCCTGTCTTTTTATGGTTTTAGCGGAATTTTTGTAGGCGTGCCTTCTTTTCCCGGGCTCAACAATGGCGGTGAGCTGATTGAGCTGAAAGCACCGAATAGCAGTATAATTGATCAAGTAGAATACAAAACCGAATGGTATGGCGATCCCGTGAAGGAAGAGGGTGGCTATTCCTTAGAGCGCATCGATCCTGATTTTGAATGTCCGGGTGGAATCAACTGGTTAGGTTCCGATGCTGCTGAGGGCGGAACGCCCGGTTTTAGCAACTCCGTAAAAAGCAGCATCACAGATAATATTACACCCGAAATTGAATCCCTGATATTGGCAGGAGCCGATTCCCTTTTGCTTACTTTTTCTGAAAGTATGGACAGCGCTGCTTTAAATGTGGCCAATTATATTATTTCGCCCGGCAATGTTTCTGTTGCCAATATTTTGGCCGAAAACGAATTGCTGCAAACTTTCACCCTGATTTTGAATAATCCAATTAATATTGGGACTGTTTACGAACTCCTTTTAAATAATCTGAGAGATTGCCCGGGAAATACCCTTGTCGGCAATACCGAAAATTTTGCCATTCCAGAAATGCCCAAAGCCAATGATGTGATTATTTCGGAGATCATGCCCAAGCCTGATCCTGAAGTGGAATTGCCCAATCAAGAATATGTGGAATTGTGGAATAGAAGCGATAAAGTGCTCAACCTGAAAGACTGGGCTTTTTCTGCCAACAATTCCTCTGTAACACTGCCCGATCGACTCTTTTTGCCCGGTGACAGGATCATTCTGGTTCCCAAAGAAAATGCAGCGGATTTTGAGGCGTATGGCGAAGTATTGTCCCTTTCCCGATTGCCACAGCTCACCAATAGTTCCGGTACTTTATTGCTTTTTGACAATACGGAAAAAGTAATTGACCGAGTGCTTTATTCCAATACCTGGTTCAATAGCAATATCAAAAAAGAAGGCGGGTGGGCTTTGGAAATTATAGATGGAAATAATCTGTGCCAGGGCGAGGGAAATTGGACAGGTTCAAAGGATGCTAAAGGCGGTACCCCGGGACAGGAAAATTCGGTAGCGGCAGAAAACCCCGATGAAATTGCTCCGCGCATCAATCACATTGTTTATGAAGCGCAAGATTCCCTCGTGTTGTTTTTTGACAGTCCCTTGGATGAAGCTGCTGTTTTGTCAGCCAATTTTGATTTGTCGCCACAAGATTTGGGTATTGGGCAGGTTTCATGGTCTGCATTGGAGCCGGAAAAAGTGCGCATAAAATTACAGGACAGTCCGCGGCAGAATACCATTTACACACTCACATGCAGCGAAATAACGGACTGTGCCGGAAACGAGGTGGATGAAAATTTCAATTCCGCCCGCTTTGGCATTCCCGAAAAACCGGAGGAAAATGCCGTTGTCATCAATGAAATATTGTTCAATGCCAATACTGGGGGCAGCGATTTTGTGGAATTGTACAACCGCTCCAATAAGATTTTTGATCTGCGCGATTTAGTCATTGCGCGGGCACCATACGGCTCCCGAGACGATTATGATGCCTCTGCCATTTGTTCCGAAAATGGTTTTCAGCTTCTACCGGGAAATTTTGTGGTGCTTACCCCCGACCCTGAAAACATTGCGGAAAACTATACGGTGGAAGATGAAAGAACCCTGCTGGAGGTGGACGATATGCCGAACTACCTGAACAGCGATGGGATTGTGGCTCTGCTCAATAAAAGCCTGGAGCCTTTGGATCAGTTGGAATATATCGAGGACTGGCATTTTCAGTTGCTGCAAAGTGTGAAAGGCGTTTCGCTGGAGCGCATCAATTACGAACGACCTACGCAGGATGCCGACAATTGGCATTCGGCAGCAGAGGCTGCGGGCTTTGCCACTCCGGGAAGGGAAAATTCCAATTTTTCAGCAAATTTCAGTACAGAAAACAATATTCACCTGGAGCCCAAACTTTTCTCTCCCGATGGCGATGGCTATAAAGATCTATTGCAAATCCATTACCAGTTCAATCAGCCTGGTTATGTGGCCAATATTAGGATATTTGACGGGGAAGGGCGGCCGGTAAGGAGATTGACCAATAACAAACTATTGGAAGCCAAGGGCTACCTCACCTGGGACGGCACCACGGACGATCAGACCAAAGCCCGCATCGGCACTTATATCTTAATGTTTGAAGTATTCGAGCCCAATGGCAACACTTCCAAATTCAAGAAATCCTGTGTGCTTGGAGGGAGGTTGGATTGATGGGGAAGCCCTAACAGTATTGACTCTCTGAATCAAAGACTTTATTCTATAACTATACTTCATTAATAATTGGGGACTATAAAGACCTAAGCAGATTATAAAATTGGCAATAGGATGACTTGCATGACAAATTTGATGCCTAAGGAAATCTCCATGCGTTAAGTCTTAATAATGAAGCAACGCTTGTACAGCAAAACAGATAGCCGTCATTCTTCAACCATTATCAGATAGAGGAAAAACACTGAGAATGCCTAACTCCGACAGAGTTCACATGCTATATTGCCTCACAAAAACAAATTCCTACAAATATTGCAACAGCGGTCAGATTGCTGATCAGAATTGAAGACTTTCATATTTTAAAAGCCCAACTTTTCCATTATTACACCCTGAATTTGCGGATTGATGGCAGCAGCCAGTGCAATGGAAATAAACAGGCCAATAAGCGCATAGGTCATGTCGCGCAGTACAAGTGTAAAAGTCTGCTTTTTACTGCGACCGGTTTTGCTGTGTGGTGAAAATTGCATGGCAATTTCCCTGCCTCCGAGCAGGCCTAAAAACACCCAGGTAGTGCTCATAGGGATAGTGCTTATTTCTTTGAAGAAAAAGAGCAAAACAGCATAGACCAAATCAATAATGGATGCAGAGCGCACATCGGTTACACTCGATTTTTCTTTTACAATACTCTGAATTTTGTCCCCTTTCAGATAAAAAAGTATCCCAAGTCCGAAAAATACAAAACCTGCAAAAGCCACATATTCCCAAATGCTCAATTGACGCGGTAGAAAAATGGCAATATTAGCAGCATCCTGCATGATCCACACCGACCAGAGCGAACCGCTTATGGTCCACTGAGCTATACGCCAGTAAGGGTGTGGTTTACCTTTTGTAAACCTTTTCAGGAATTTACCCATGCCATACCACACTACAATAGCCGTTACAAATGCAAGGCCGTATCCTGTTAAACTTTTTTGGGTCACCCCCAGAATCGCATCTGCATCGGCACTGAAAACACTCAGCAACATAAATGTAGTCGATACCGGCATTCGCAAGCGCGTAATCATTAAGAGTATAAGCGGAGAAATCAATTGTAGAAAATGAAAAGAAGTAGGCGATTCTGAAAAACCTTTGGAAGTAAGTCTTTGAAATGAAACATCCCCGTCAAAAGTATGCCAGCTGTACAATGAAGTAACAAGGAAAATACCCCCGATAAACAACCACAGGTGCCACCATTTTCGGTCTTCATTGGAGGCAATAAAAGTACCTATGGTTTGAATAGAATCGTTGGCAATGGCCGAATAGGCTGCAAACACAAACCCTACCCACATGGCAATGGCCGGATAAGGGTAAAATATAATGGATGAAAGCAAACAGAAAGCAACCAGCCGCAAAAAAGTACGCTCACGAAAGAAAAATAGATTGAGAATGCGATAACGCTTTTCTCCTATAATGGCCGATCCTAAAGAATACCTGCTATCGCTCATAAAAATGCTTAAATATCAAAATTCGAGTCAAATTGTTCATCTATACTTATTTCCATTTCCTCTTCAGTTGAGGTAATAATATTGTCCTCCATTAAATCTGAAAGTTTGAAATAGGCCAGTGCCGCTCCAATTGCCAGAAGTGGTGTTGCAATCAGTATTTGTTTTAAGCTTTGCTCCAGTAAATCCCCAATATGACTGCGATAATGGTAAAAACTCAACAAAATATCCTGCCACAAAGTAATGATGGACACGCTTTCAAGCGGCAAAGTCACAGCAGAAACCATAAAAACCACCACACTGATAAGCAATGTGCCGGTTAGTCGCTCCAACCTAAAAGAATACCTGATAAGTACCATTAGGTAGCTGAGAATATATACCAGCAGGGTAAATACAAAACTTCTGAGAATAACATCTTTTATTTCAAAGGCATAGAAAATAGAATTGTCAAGTACAGGGCTAAGGGACAAAACAGTTTTCTGCAGTTGTAAATAAATCAAAAAGCCTAAAGCTGCTCCTATTAATTGTGCAGGAATATTGATCAACAAAGGATCCAGCGTTTTTTGTATAAAACAGCGCATTAGCGAAAAGGCGGGAAAAATATCCACTTTATAGCTATAAGAAGCGATGAAAATAACAAAGACATAAAGCATGGCTGAAAACAATGCAATTTGCAGATAGGAATAGCTGAAGCTATCTGAACTGGCTCTTCCGGCAATCACAAAATAGGCAATGGTGAAAATCAATGCTGCGGAAAATTCAGAGAAGAATATTTTCCAGTTATTTTGCATGCCCGGCAGTTTAGCCATATTGAATTCAGATTAGGAGCAAATGCCCTTGAAGTGTTTATAAATCAATGATTTATTGGTATGCCAAAATCAGGTATTGTTTTCAATTACTACTTTGGGGACAAAAATACTATACTTATTGATTTTGAAAAGCCAATGCTGATTTAATATTAGAGCTCGCCCAAAAACTTAAAACTGGCTTAACAATGGAATTCTAAATTCAGGATTCTGATGCTTCAGTTTTCAAATTGTAATGGTGGTTCATTACTGCGCGAATTTCATTGTAAGAGTATCCCTCTCCCAGGCTTTCCTTTATTTCGGACATTTTGCGCGTTTCATCGCCCAGTTCTTTTAAAATGCTTTCCACTTTATCGGCTTTCACAAAATCAAAAACAGACAATTCACCTGTTTTGATAAAGGAAATCAAATGCGACTCAATAGTCCCCAGGACCAAACCTCTTTCTTCAGCTATTTCTTCTGCACTTTTTCCTTCTTTAAAATACTGCAAAGTAATTTTTTTACTTTCTCCTTTTTGGGGTTTTTGTTTGGTGAGTTTGGGTGCTTCGCTGTAGCTTGTGTTTTTTTGCACTTCGCTTCTTGTTTCCAATAAATGCGATTGGTCTTTGCCCTGCATCAAGCCTTCGGCCAGCTGTCGGCTTTGTTCTATTTCAGTGATCTTGTGTTCGCATTCTACTGTAAGCTCATGAATTTCTTTCAGGTATTTCTTTACCCTGCGTTCTTTTTTAAAGCGTTCGGTTTGTCCCTTTAGTGCCTGGATAATTTCCAACAATCCGGGTTTGAAATATTGTTCGGCAGCTTTAATGCGCTCAAAAAGTAAAGGATAAGGATCGGATTCGGAATGGGTTATTTTATTGAGTTGATCCCTGAATTTATCGGCAGGAGTTTTTTGAAGTTTGATTTTATCACGGCATTCCTGTGCTATTTTTTCGGCTTCATCTATATGTGGAATATTACGGTTTGCATGACTTTGTACAAATTCTTTAAATAAATTATAGGGTTTGTCCCAGTCAAAACTTTCATTGATGCAGCGGTGTATATATGCCTTTTGTTCTTCTTTAAGAACAGCTTCCAGCTTATTGTTTTGGCTTGTGCTTTCTTCCATAAAGTCCAATACCCGCTTATCGCATTGAATACTGCTTTCTCGAATTACAGATCTTAGTACCAGGCCATTTTTATTGCTCAACCTGCTCAGTGCCACATATACCTGACCGGGAGAAAATGATGCGCCTGCATCGATCACGGCCCTGTCAAATGTCAATCCCTGGCTTTTGTGAATGGTTACTGCCCAGGCAAGACGTATGGGGTATTGCCTAAAAACTCCTATTTCCTCTTCATCTAAGCGTTTTTGTGCTGAATTGTAATTGTAGCGAATGTTTTTCCATTCCTCTTTTTCCAGAAGCAGGGGCGTATCATCATCCGGGAATTCCACCCAAATCATGCGGCTTTCTATTTTTTGGATCGTACCAATTTTACCATTGTAATAGCGCTTTTCCTCCCCTTTATCATTTTTGATGAACATGATCTGTGCCCCTTTTTTCAGCTCCAATATTTCCTCTGCCGGATAGGCTTTTTCGTTAAAATCCCCATCTATTTCAGCTTTGAATTTTTCACTGTTTCCCGACAGTTTGCGCAATTCCGATTCATTGATATTGCGTGCTTTATAATTGTGCGAACAGAGGGTAATATAATGTTCATCTGCTTCGGGCTTAAATTCCGGCTGGTAATAGGTGTTCAGCTCCTGCAGTTCGCCTTCATCCAATTGATTGTGCCGAATCTTATTGAGCATAGCTATAAAAGCATCATCGCTCTGCCGGTATATTTTTTTCAACTCAATGCAAAGTGGCGGTGCTTCTCGCAAGGCATGGGCGTGAAAAAAGAAAGGGCTGGAATAATAATTTTTCATCACTTGCCACTCATTATTTACCACCACCGGAGGCAATTGAAACAAATCGCCAATCAACAAAAGCTGAACTCCGCCAAAGGGCAGCCTGGGTTTCTGGCGAAAATGCCGGAGTATCGCATCTATGGCATCGAGCATATCTGCGCGCAACATTGAGGCTTCATCAATAATGAGCAGCTCCAATTCCCTGAGGATTTTCCGTTTGTTGTTGTTAAAGCGAATTTTATTGAAAAGCGTATGTTTGGTATGAGCTGAGTTTTCGCCAGATAAAAACTGTTGTGGATCGGCACTTTCAGGTATAAATGGAGTAAAAGGCAATTGAAAAAAAGAATGCATGGTCACTCCTCCGGCATTGATAGCTGCAACTCCGGTAGGTGCTACTACAACTGCATTTTTGGTCGTATTGGCTTTGATATAATGCAGGAATGTTGTTTTGCCCGTACCGGCTTTTCCGGTAAGAAACAGATTGCGGCCAGTGTGATTCACACAGGATTCGGCCAGTTTAAAATACTTGTTTTCAGAATCTGTTTGTTGCATAATCATCGAATTTAATAAATTTGATACAATTGTTGTGTGCAGTTTTAGGATATGATTCTTAAACCCATATAGCATTAAACCCTAATAAAGACTATGGCTACTTCCTACGCAAAAGGTTTTGATTCTTTGGAAAAAGAAATAAAAATTGATGATCCGCTTATAGAAGGAAAAATTCCGAAATGGCTCAATGGCTCATTGCTGCGCACCGTTCCCTCTTTGTTTGAGGCGCCCAATAAACCGCTCAATCACTGGTTTGACGGCTATGCCATGTTGCATCAATTTAATTTTCTCAATGGTGCTGTAAGTTATCAGAATAAATTTGTGCATTCTGAATCTTACACAAGTATGCGTGAAAAGGGTAAAATGACGAGGAGCGAATTTGCTACCGATCCCTGTAGGTCTATTTTTGGATATCTTTTCAGCCTTTTCAAACCACCTCCACCTACCGATAATCCCAATGTAAATGTCAATAAAATCGGGGATGAATTTGTGGCAATGACCGAAACCCCAATGCCCATAAAATTCAATATGGATGATTTAGCAAGCAAAGGATATTTTGAATTTGAAGACGACCTGGAAGGTATTTTGTCAGTGGCACACCCTCATTTTGATGAGCAGGGAAACATGTACAGCTATTTGCTGGATTTTGGATATAAGAGTAAGTATCTGATTTATAAGCTGGCTAAAGGAAGCAAAAAGCGTGAATTAATAGCAGAAATCCCCAGCAAAAAACCGGCTTATGTTCATAGCATAGGCTATACAGAAAACTATTTGATCCTGATTGAAGCCCCCTTTGTAGTGAATCCTCTGAAATTAAGGTTTACCTGGAAACCATTGATCACCAATTATAAATGGAAGCCCGAATTAGGGACTCGTTTCCACATTATTGATAAAAAAGGAAAAAAGCTTTTGAAAACCATTAAAAGCTCAGCTTTTTTCAGTTTTCATCACATCAATGCTTATGAAGAAAACGGGGCTATACTGCTTGACCTGATTGCTTATCCTGATGCAAGCGTATTAGATGATCTCTATCTTGAGAAATTGCGGAAAGAAGCGCCCAATCCTACCGGAAAGCTGTGGCGCTACCGCCTGAATGCTGAATCCGGCATGGCAAAAGGGGAATGTTTGTCAGATACTTTTATGGAATTGCCCAGAATCAATTATGCCTTTAATGGAAATGCTTATCAATATTTGTATGCCGCTTCCAATAAAATTGAAGGGAATTTTTTCGATGCGCTACTTAAGCGTAACATGAAAAGCGGAACCGAATATTGGTGGGTGGAAGAAAAGGCATATCCCGGGGAAGCTGTTTTTGTTCCACATCCAGAGGCAAAGCAAGAAGATGATGGAGTGGTAATGTCCGTAGTATTGAATGCCAAAAATGAAAAGTCTTTTTTGTTGGTTTTAGATGCAGCTACATTCAAAGAAATAGCGCGTGTTAAACTGCCCCAGCACATTCCCTTTGGTTTTCACGGCAATTATTTTCAATAAAGGATGCGCTCAACACACATCCTTATGGATATTTCGCCCTTCTTTTTTTCTAAAAATAATTAAGGGAGTTCAGGTTAAAATTCATTAAACCTCAACTCCCTTTGATTGAGCACATTTTTACTGATTGCCATTCTTGTTGTCACTAAGCAGCAACAATTCATTTGCCTGTACTTCGGTAATGTATTTTTTATTGCCGTCTTTGTCATTGTGCTTTACCTCAATGGCAATTTCCTTGCCCTTGGAGGTTCATCAGCCACATAATTGGCACATTCAGCGCTTTGAAAAGTACTTTGATGGCTGGCAGGAAATCTAAGTGTTTAAAATGCGTGAGTTTTATTTATCGAGCTTTTTCAGATTCGAATTATTGACCAGTGAAGTCATTTGGGTGATGGCAATCTCGTTGAGCTGTTTTAGCCGCTTTGATTGGGAAATATTCTGGCGGATCAGCACAGCATTAATGCTTTCCAGGTTGGAGAGCACCACCAATTGCTCCAAAGTAGCCTGGTCGCGAATGTTGCCTTTAGCACCGGGGTTTTCATTTCTCCATTCTGTTGCGGTTTTTCCGAAAAGCGCCATATTGAGCATATCCGCTTCTGAGGCATACACAAACGAAATTTGCTTTTTACTGAGTCTGTCCGGGATCAGCCTTTCCTTAATGGCATCTGTATGAATGGTGTAATTCACTTTGGCGAGGGTGCGTTGTAGGTTCCAGTCGAGTTTTTGGCGATCATTTTCATTAGCTTTAAGACGTTGAAATTCTTTTATGAGATAGAACTTAAATTCTGCACTGATCCAGGTTGCAAATTCGAAGGCGATATCGCGGTGAGCAAAAGTTCCGCCATAACGTCCGGTTTTAGAAACGACCCCTTTGGCATTGGTGGTCTCTATCCAGCGTTTAGGTGTAAGGGAAAAACTGTTGGAGCCTGCCATATTTTTAATTCCATCGAATTCGGGCTAATTACACAGAGACCAAAAACCACGTAATCAAGTCAAAATTTCCCAATTTATATTTCTCGTCCACTTTTCGTTCTTTTTCTTGTTGATCTGTCCGAGCGTGGGCAAATTTAAAAGAGCTCCAGAATCACAATACGATACTGGAGCCCTTTGCAATGTAGCTACTGATTGCCATTCTTATTGTCACTGAGCAACAACAATTCATTGGCCTGTACTTCGGTAATGTACTTTTTGTTGCCGTCTTTATCATTGTAGCTGCGATTGTTCAGCTTCCCTTCCACGGCAACTTCTTTGCCCTTGTCGGTGTATTTCTCCGCAATTTCGGCCAGTTTACCCCAGGCTACTACCTGATGCCATTGGGTGTCTTCAACTTTTTCTCCTTTGCCATTGCGGTAAAACTCATTGGTGGCAAGGCTGAAGCGCGCCATTTTTTTACCGTCAAAGTCTTTGATTTCTGCCGGTGCTCCCAGGCGACCGATTAATTGTACTTTGTTTCTTAAACTACTCATAATTGAAAAATTTTAGTGAAAAAAATAATTTAGTTTGTAAGAATTTGATTCAAAGCAAGAAAAATAATTGAATTATAATGCACTAATAATCGCTTATGAGCGGATGTAAGCGTTTGTAAACGCTTGCATAAGTAAATATAATTTTATAGTTTCATTTAAAAATCATAATTGTGCCCGTTATTACTGATCAAAAAAAGGATTGTTTGCATTGTGGTAAAGCACTTTTAGGCCGCTCTGATAAAAAGTTTTGCGACAACTATTGCCGCAGTGCAT encodes the following:
- a CDS encoding KilA-N domain-containing protein, which codes for MAGSNSFSLTPKRWIETTNAKGVVSKTGRYGGTFAHRDIAFEFATWISAEFKFYLIKEFQRLKANENDRQKLDWNLQRTLAKVNYTIHTDAIKERLIPDRLSKKQISFVYASEADMLNMALFGKTATEWRNENPGAKGNIRDQATLEQLVVLSNLESINAVLIRQNISQSKRLKQLNEIAITQMTSLVNNSNLKKLDK
- a CDS encoding carotenoid oxygenase family protein, with protein sequence MATSYAKGFDSLEKEIKIDDPLIEGKIPKWLNGSLLRTVPSLFEAPNKPLNHWFDGYAMLHQFNFLNGAVSYQNKFVHSESYTSMREKGKMTRSEFATDPCRSIFGYLFSLFKPPPPTDNPNVNVNKIGDEFVAMTETPMPIKFNMDDLASKGYFEFEDDLEGILSVAHPHFDEQGNMYSYLLDFGYKSKYLIYKLAKGSKKRELIAEIPSKKPAYVHSIGYTENYLILIEAPFVVNPLKLRFTWKPLITNYKWKPELGTRFHIIDKKGKKLLKTIKSSAFFSFHHINAYEENGAILLDLIAYPDASVLDDLYLEKLRKEAPNPTGKLWRYRLNAESGMAKGECLSDTFMELPRINYAFNGNAYQYLYAASNKIEGNFFDALLKRNMKSGTEYWWVEEKAYPGEAVFVPHPEAKQEDDGVVMSVVLNAKNEKSFLLVLDAATFKEIARVKLPQHIPFGFHGNYFQ
- the ssb gene encoding single-stranded DNA-binding protein, with protein sequence MSSLRNKVQLIGRLGAPAEIKDFDGKKMARFSLATNEFYRNGKGEKVEDTQWHQVVAWGKLAEIAEKYTDKGKEVAVEGKLNNRSYNDKDGNKKYITEVQANELLLLSDNKNGNQ